One window of Natronomonas salsuginis genomic DNA carries:
- a CDS encoding IclR family transcriptional regulator, producing the protein MASKSNLVQSDIRLLKIVNGLQDLNGAGVTELAEHVDMKKSTVYKHLKTLLEQEYVRVRNQKYHLGFKFLDHGKFVHDQSTLVSTARPYLQDLADSIDKVVVLTAKDYSTGVYLHSCNDKYDLGSETQTRPGYNRFELHTTASGKSILAQLENDEVRQIAKKQGLDAKQENTISDIDELLEELDEIRERGYAINRGERVEGIWAIGSDLYSPGEDIHAAISIGGPKSRFASDELHQEYANELRATIEKIQLRLQINA; encoded by the coding sequence ATGGCCTCAAAATCAAACTTGGTGCAATCCGATATTCGTCTATTAAAAATAGTCAATGGTCTACAGGACCTCAACGGGGCCGGCGTGACAGAACTTGCAGAACACGTAGATATGAAAAAGAGTACTGTCTATAAGCATCTGAAAACGCTCCTGGAACAAGAGTATGTGAGAGTTCGGAATCAGAAGTACCACTTAGGTTTTAAATTCCTGGACCACGGGAAATTTGTCCACGACCAGTCAACACTGGTTTCGACCGCCAGGCCCTATCTCCAAGATTTAGCCGATAGTATCGATAAAGTCGTTGTACTCACAGCAAAAGACTATTCTACTGGAGTATATCTCCATTCTTGCAATGATAAATACGATCTTGGCTCCGAAACTCAAACAAGACCGGGTTACAACCGGTTTGAACTTCATACAACCGCGTCAGGTAAAAGTATATTGGCCCAGTTGGAAAATGATGAAGTACGACAAATAGCAAAAAAACAAGGTTTAGACGCCAAACAAGAAAACACGATTTCTGATATTGATGAGTTACTAGAAGAGCTTGATGAAATCCGTGAGAGAGGATATGCCATTAACAGAGGAGAGCGAGTAGAAGGCATCTGGGCCATCGGCTCAGACTTATATTCGCCAGGGGAAGACATCCACGCTGCGATCAGTATCGGGGGTCCAAAAAGTCGTTTCGCAAGCGACGAACTCCATCAAGAATATGCTAACGAACTTCGTGCAACAATAGAGAAGATCCAACTCAGGCTCCAAATTAACGCTTAA
- the rdfA gene encoding rod-determining factor RdfA: MAKGQKIQQVIKKYDLESLGDELVEQWTDPESSESLHDLEKYVNQRIVTSVINEQLKGLVPQAHPPDRIAHLLRADGSNAERFEDISRVEITEVKNWIEKNDIDADALADDLVSYNTVYKYLTNIRNVSASDGQKQARTPKERQEKVHTRLSNLQQRVEAVTKQGLESLVNADVIPDSYDIRLQFRIECTECDRRQDLLKYIGNRGCTACRANKRQD; encoded by the coding sequence ATGGCCAAAGGACAAAAAATACAACAGGTAATCAAAAAATACGATCTTGAATCTCTCGGGGACGAACTCGTCGAACAATGGACCGACCCGGAAAGCAGCGAATCGCTCCACGATCTCGAAAAGTACGTCAACCAACGCATCGTCACGAGCGTCATCAACGAGCAACTCAAAGGCTTAGTCCCACAGGCGCATCCACCAGACCGAATCGCACACCTACTCCGGGCAGATGGTTCAAACGCCGAACGGTTCGAAGACATCTCCCGGGTCGAAATCACCGAAGTGAAAAACTGGATCGAAAAGAATGACATCGACGCCGACGCCCTTGCCGACGACCTCGTCTCATACAATACAGTATATAAATATTTAACAAATATAAGAAATGTCAGTGCATCCGACGGACAAAAACAAGCACGGACACCGAAAGAACGTCAAGAGAAAGTCCATACCCGATTGTCAAATCTACAACAGCGCGTCGAAGCAGTCACCAAACAGGGGCTTGAATCACTCGTAAACGCCGATGTTATCCCTGATTCTTACGATATACGGCTCCAATTCCGTATCGAATGCACAGAGTGCGATCGACGCCAAGACCTCCTCAAGTATATCGGTAACCGCGGCTGTACCGCCTGCAGAGCAAATAAGCGACAAGACTAG